The genomic DNA CTCGAAGCCCCAGCCGGACACCGGGCGGTGGCGGACACGTCGTGTCTACCAGGACGATCGGTGCCGCTCCACGCGCCTCCGCGACCCGGCACAACTCGTCCCGGACCGCAGGGTCGCGCTCCCCGGTTACGAAAGGAGCACCCGGCTTGGCGATGCCGGCCTTCTCCCGGGCGATGGCCAAGAGATCTGGCCCCAGGTAGTCGGTGTGTTCCAGGGCGATCTTGGTAACCGCCGCCGCCATCGGCACGAGCACGTTGGTGCTGTCGAGCCGTCCCCCCAGCCCGACCTCCACCACCGCGACGTCGACTCCCCGCGCCGCCAGGTCGGCGAAGGCGATGGCGGTCGTGGCCTCGAAGAAGCTGGCTCCCTGCTCCTCGATGACCGGCCGAAGGAGGCCGGTCCACTGAGCGAACGCGTCCTCGCTGATGGGCGTGCCGTCCACGGTCACCCGTTCCCGAACCGTTACCAGGTGCGGCGAGGTATAGACCCCCACCCGAAAGCCGCGGGAAGCGAGGTCGGCCGCCAGGAAGGCGCACACCGAGCCCTTGCCGTTCGTGCCGCCGACGTGGATCGATGGGAACTCGCGCTCGGGGTGGCCGAGGGCGCCGAGGAGGGCCTCGGTGGGTCCGAGACCCCACTTGATCCGGCCGGCTTGTCGGGGGAACAGAAAGGCGCAGGCGTCCGCGAACGACAACCGGGTCAGTCAGCGACCTCCGCCGGGCGCCATCCGGCCATGTGCGACAAGAGCCGAGCGGTGGTGTCGCGCAACTCGCTGCGCGGGACCACCGCATCCACCATCCCGTGCTCGAGCAAGAACTCCGCGGTCTGGAAGCCCGCCGGCAGGTCCTGCCCGATCGTCTGCTTGATGACCCGCGGGCCGGCGAACCCGATCACGGCACCCGGCTCCGCCAGAATGACGTCACCCTGCATGGCGTACGACGCCGACACCCCGCCCGTGGTGGGATTGGTGAGGATCGAGATGAACGGGACACCCGCGTCCCGCAGCTGCGCGATGCCCACCGACGTCTTGGCCAGCTGCATCAGCGACAGCACGCCCTCCTGCATCCGCGCGCCGCCCGAGGCCGACACGATGATCAGCGGCCGGCGCTCCTCCAGGGCCACCCGCGCGATCCGGACGATCTTCTCGCCCACGACGGAGCCCATCGAGCCGCCCATGAACTTGAAGTCCATCACCGCCAGCGCGATGGGCTGGCCCTCGAGGGTGGCCGTGCCGGTGCGCACGGCGTCCTCTCGGCCCGCCTTCTTCGTCGCGGCCGCCAGGCGGTCGCGGTAGTTCTCGAAGCCCAGGGCGTCCACCGAGCGCAGGCCCTGGTCCATCGGCGACCAGCTGCCCTCGTCGGTGAGCAGCGCCACGTACTGCGCGGCATCCACCCGGCGGTGGTGCCCGCAGTTGGGGCAGACCCCGAACCCCCGCTCGAACTTCTCGCGCACGTCGACGTGCCCGCACTCCTCGCACTTGTCCCAGACGTCGGCCGGGATCTCCAGCCGCTCGCGTTGAGACGTTCGAGGTCGCCGGTCTTTGCGGAACCAGGCCATGGCGCAGGGATCGAGGGGTGATCGGGGGCCCGGTGCGGGCCGCCCAAGAGATGGATCAATTTGGAAACGGAGGCCCGGCCCCGCTAGAGCCAAACCGTAAGACGTTGCTACAACTCGTGATAGCCGAGCTCCCGGCCCTCGCGGGCGACCCGCATGGCCATTCCCACGCCGAGGAAGCAGGCCAGCAGGAACGACCCGCCGTAGCTGAAGAACGGCAGCGGAATGCCCGTAATGGGCATCACGTTGGCCGTCATCCCGATGTTCTCGAAGATGTGGGTGAACAACACGCCGATGACCCCGAAGGCCACCAGGCTGCCGAACGGGTCGGGGCTGCGCCGCGCGACCCGGATCAGGATGGCCAGCAGCGCGAAGAAGAGGGCGAGCGCCACCAGGACCCCGAGGAACCCCAGCTCCTCGCCCACGACGGAGAAGATGAAGTCCGTGTGCTGGGCCGGCAGGAAGGCCAGGCGCTTCTGGGAGCCCATCGTGAAGCCCTTGCCCAGCCAGCCGCCGCTGCCGATCGCGATCTTCGACTGGATGATGTGCCAGCCCGTGGCCCGCGGGTCGATGTCGGGGTTGAGGAACGACAGGAACCGGTGCTGCTGGTACGCGGCGAGCCTGTGCCACAGCGGCAGTGCGATGATGCCCATCCCGAGGTTGGCCCCCAGGACCGCCAGGCCCTCCCAGACGAAGGGCCGCCAGACGACGAGCAGCACGCTCAGGAGCACGATCCACCCACCCCACGTCCACGGCGAGAAGGCGAGCACCAGCGAGGCGAGCGGCGACCCGAGCAGCACCAGGAAGGGGAGGCGCACGCCCGCCCAGTACAGCATCGCGAACAGCACGCCCCCGAACACCAGGGCGCTGCCCAGGTCCGGCTGGATGGCCACCAGGGCCGCCGGCACCAGCGCGATGAGGCAGGGAACGACCAGCTCGCGCAGGTTCCGGGGCGGGGCGCGCAGCGATGCGAGATGGCGCGCCAGCATCAGGATCACGACCAGCTTCACGAACTCGGACGGCTGGCCGAGGCGCTGGCCGCCGATGGTGATCCAGGAGTGGGACGAGGCCGCCGTGCCGCCGCCGGTCCCGATGACCAGCGTCACGAGGAGCACGACGATCCCGCCCGCATAGCAGCCCGGCGCCGCCCATTCCAGCAGCCGGGGCGACACCCGCATCACCAGCAGCGCGGCGGTGATGCTCAGCGCGAACCAGACGAGCTGCCGCTGCCAGATGTGGGCGACCGAGGTCGGCACGTCGGTCTGGCCGGCGGAGTACAGGATCAGGATTCCGTACGCGGTCAGCGCCAGGGTCACCGCGGTCAGGGGACGGTCGAGGCGGCCGAACATCAGCGGGGCCCTCCGGGCCCCGGGCT from Gemmatimonadales bacterium includes the following:
- a CDS encoding Mur ligase family protein, which codes for MSFADACAFLFPRQAGRIKWGLGPTEALLGALGHPEREFPSIHVGGTNGKGSVCAFLAADLASRGFRVGVYTSPHLVTVRERVTVDGTPISEDAFAQWTGLLRPVIEEQGASFFEATTAIAFADLAARGVDVAVVEVGLGGRLDSTNVLVPMAAAVTKIALEHTDYLGPDLLAIAREKAGIAKPGAPFVTGERDPAVRDELCRVAEARGAAPIVLVDTTCPPPPGVRLGLR
- the accD gene encoding acetyl-CoA carboxylase, carboxyltransferase subunit beta: MAWFRKDRRPRTSQRERLEIPADVWDKCEECGHVDVREKFERGFGVCPNCGHHRRVDAAQYVALLTDEGSWSPMDQGLRSVDALGFENYRDRLAAATKKAGREDAVRTGTATLEGQPIALAVMDFKFMGGSMGSVVGEKIVRIARVALEERRPLIIVSASGGARMQEGVLSLMQLAKTSVGIAQLRDAGVPFISILTNPTTGGVSASYAMQGDVILAEPGAVIGFAGPRVIKQTIGQDLPAGFQTAEFLLEHGMVDAVVPRSELRDTTARLLSHMAGWRPAEVAD
- the rodA gene encoding rod shape-determining protein RodA, which gives rise to MFGRLDRPLTAVTLALTAYGILILYSAGQTDVPTSVAHIWQRQLVWFALSITAALLVMRVSPRLLEWAAPGCYAGGIVVLLVTLVIGTGGGTAASSHSWITIGGQRLGQPSEFVKLVVILMLARHLASLRAPPRNLRELVVPCLIALVPAALVAIQPDLGSALVFGGVLFAMLYWAGVRLPFLVLLGSPLASLVLAFSPWTWGGWIVLLSVLLVVWRPFVWEGLAVLGANLGMGIIALPLWHRLAAYQQHRFLSFLNPDIDPRATGWHIIQSKIAIGSGGWLGKGFTMGSQKRLAFLPAQHTDFIFSVVGEELGFLGVLVALALFFALLAILIRVARRSPDPFGSLVAFGVIGVLFTHIFENIGMTANVMPITGIPLPFFSYGGSFLLACFLGVGMAMRVAREGRELGYHEL